The bacterium genome window below encodes:
- a CDS encoding ORF6N domain-containing protein, producing MEGKILFVRGLKVMLDRDLAELYGVTTGNLNKAVKRNLGRFPLDFMFQLTKEEFNDLIFHFGISRWGGTRKLPYAFTENGVAMLSSVLNSERAISVNIQIMRVFTKIRQMVASNEELRKRIEAMERKHEKYDQQFKIVFDAIKSLLAIPAKEVKKIGFRE from the coding sequence ATAGAAGGCAAGATTCTTTTTGTAAGAGGACTAAAGGTTATGCTTGATAGAGACCTGGCAGAGCTTTATGGGGTAACTACTGGCAATCTAAATAAGGCTGTAAAGAGAAATTTAGGCAGATTTCCTTTGGATTTTATGTTTCAATTGACTAAGGAGGAATTTAATGACTTGATCTTCCATTTTGGAATATCAAGATGGGGTGGAACAAGGAAGCTTCCTTATGCCTTTACAGAGAATGGCGTAGCTATGTTATCATCTGTGCTTAATAGTGAAAGGGCAATTTCTGTAAATATTCAAATTATGAGGGTCTTTACAAAGATAAGGCAAATGGTAGCAAGCAATGAAGAATTAAGGAAAAGGATTGAGGCTATGGAAAGAAAACATGAGAAATATGACCAGCAGTTTAAGATTGTCTTTGATGCTATAAAAAGCTTGTTAGCCATACCAGCTAAAGAGGTAAAGAAGATAGGGTTTAGGGAATGA